The following are from one region of the Salvia splendens isolate huo1 chromosome 2, SspV2, whole genome shotgun sequence genome:
- the LOC121780430 gene encoding uncharacterized protein LOC121780430, with product MFLTFSGHQRALAPRNGSSSGDTNPKPRVEISTSNKENVPPSAQLNEEAVDPSLKRLETLRCEEARIDEALRDKSRLLDLAIKEILNRGEVQKQLELELDRLYRLNQINLACTMTSRLRSLRDKEQEKKMNMNMNKHIFIFKAGTV from the exons ATGTTTCTAACTTTCTCTGGCCACCAGAGAGCGCTTGCACCGAGGAACGGATCCTCCTCCGGTGACACAAATCCAAAGCCACGCGTCGAGATCTCCACCTCCAACAAAGAGAATGTTCCCCCCTCCGCCCAACTCAATGAGGAGGCGGTCGATCCATCTTTGAAAAGGCTCGAGACACTAAGGTGCGAGGAGGCAAGGATCGACGAGGCGCTGAGAGACAAGTCCCGGCTGCTGGATTTGGCAATCAAGGAGATTCTAAACCGAGGGGAGGTGCAGAAGCAGCTCGAGCTTGAGCTCGACCGCCTCTATCGCCTCAACCAGATCAACTTAGCTTGCACG ATGACATCTCGTCTTCGATCACTCAGAGACAAGGAGCAAGAGAAGAAGATGAACATGAACATGAACAAG catatatttatattcaaggCAGGGACAGTCTGA
- the LOC121792069 gene encoding phospholipid-transporting ATPase 1-like has protein sequence MHLEANVARHDNPRLIHINDSKKTCDNSQFSGNEIRTSKYTLLNFLPKNLFIQFHRLAYLYFLAIAALNQLPPLAVFGRTVSLFPLLFVLTVTAVKDGYEDWRRHRSDRNENNREALVLQSDGFLPKRWKMIQAGEVLKISSDETIPCDMVLLGTSDPSGIAYIQTMNLDGESNLKTRYARQETNKLFLGGTMIPGTITCEQPNRNIYEFMANMELNGHCLPLSQSNIILRGCQLKNTEWAIGVVVYAGQDTKAMMNSAMSPSKRSRLETYMNRETLWLSVFLLIMCFVVGLGMGLWLNRHKPELDTLPYYRKVYFQKGKDGKKYKFYGIPMETFFSFLSSIIIFQIMIPISLYITMELVRLGQSYFMIGDQHMYSSLSDSRFQCRSLNINEDLGQIRYILSDKTGTLTENKMEFKKASIWGKSYGDTKAGSHDSDAGVEEPMVGGRKWKLKSETTPDPELVKLLYKELHGEERIAAHEFFLTLAACNTVIPILTGSPSSISCTSLSDGPTSIDYQGESPDEQALVAAASAYGYTHFERTSGHIVIDANGEKLRLDVLGLHEFDSVRKRMSVVIRFPNGSVKVLVKGADTSMFSILKKDLPCDDHMRDVTQVHLDDYSSEGLRTLVVAARDLNGELLAEWQHMYEDACTSLTDRVVKLHQTAALIECNLTLLGATAIEDKLQEGVPEAIESLRQAGIKVWVLTGDKQETAISIALSCRLLTADMQQIIINGNSEHECRKLLCDANAKYHVNSASCFDNMTNTHGKTEKNFLEMPSQTKSSNMSQQTAGKEDRPTFCPLALIIDGNTLVYILEKDLEHELFNLATSCKVVLCCRVAPLQKAGIVDMIKRRTDDLTLAIGDGANDVSMIQMADVGVGICGQEGRQAVMASDFAMGQFKFLKRLLLVHGHWNYQRLGYLILYNFYRNAVFVLMLFWYILCTAFSTTSALTDWSSVFYSVIYTSVPTVVVGILDKDLSHKTLLKYPKLYAAGHRQESYNMPLFWITMVDTLWQSLVLFYVPLFTYRESSIDIWSMGSLWTIAVVILVNVHLAMDIQRWVFVTHAAIWGSIIVTYGCMVVLDSVPVFPNYGTIYQLVKSPVYWLSILLITVIGLLPRFIFKVCHQMFWPSDIQIAREAEILRKRRPFFGSNLDQDSS, from the exons ATGCATCTTGAAGCTAATGTAGCACGTCATGATAACCCCAGGTTGATACATATAAATGATTCAAAGAAGACATGTGATAACTCTCAATTTTCTGGGAACGAGATTAGGACGAGCAAGTACACCTTGCTTAACTTCTTGCCCAAAAACCTTTTCATTCAGTTTCACAGGTTGgcttatttgtattttttagcCATTGCCGCTTTGAACCAACTTCCACCTCTTGCAGTATTTGGCAGAACTGTTTCCCTGTTCCCTCTTCTTTTTGTGCTTACTGTCACGGCTGTCAAAGATGGTTATGAGGACTGGCGGAGACACAGGTCTGATAGGAATGAGAATAATCGGGAGGCACTAGTGCTACAATCAGATGGATTCCTTCCCAAAAGGTGGAAGATGATTCAAGCTGGTGAGGTATTGAAGATCAGTTCTGATGAAACTATTCCTTGTGATATGGTGCTGCTAGGAACGAGTGATCCTAGTGGAATTGCATACATACAGACGATGAATTTGGATGGTGAGTCAAACTTGAAAACAAGGTATGCTCGACAAGAAACTAATAAACTTTTTCTTGGAGGGACTATGATACCTGGTACCATAACTTGTGAGCAGCCAAACAGGAATATCTATGAGTTCATGGCTAATATGGAGCTGAATGGGCATTGTCTTCCTCTTAGCCAATCCAATATCATTCTGCGTGGCTGTCAACTTAAGAACACGGAATGGGCAATTGGGGTTGTGGTTTATGCTGGGCAGGATACGAAAGCTATGATGAACAGTGCAATGTCCCCATCTAAAAGAAGCAGACTGGAAACCTACATGAACAGGGAGACATTATGGTTATCAGTTTTCCTTTTAATCATGTGCTTTGTTGTTGGCCTAGGGATGGGCTTATGGTTAAACCGCCACAAGCCTGAGCTTGATACACTGCCTTACTACCGAAAAGTTTACTTCCAAAAGGGAAAAGATGGCAAGAAGTACAAATTTTATGGAATTCCTATGGAGACATTTTTCTCGTTCTTGAGTTCTATCATAATTTTCCAGATAATGATTCCGATATCCCTCTATATCACGATGGAGTTGGTGCGGTTGGGGCAATCATATTTCATGATTGGTGATCAGCATATGTACAGCAGTTTGAGCGATTCTAGGTTTCAGTGCAGATCTCTGAATATTAATGAGGACTTGGGACAAATTCGATATATACTGTCTGATAAGACAGGCACACTAACAGAAAACAAGATGGAATTCAAGAAAGCAAGTATCTGGGGGAAAAGTTATGGTGACACTAAAGCTGGTTCACATGATTCAGATGCTGGAG TGGAAGAGCCTATGGTGGGTGGAAGAAAATGGAAGCTCAAATCTGAAACCACCCCTGATCCTGAACTCGTCAAATTATTGTACAAAGAGCTACATGGAGAAGAAAGAATAGCTGCGCATGAGTTTTTTCTTACGCTAGCAGCTTGTAACACCGTGATACCCATTCTTACTGGAAGTCCTTCAAGTATTTCCTGCACTTCATTGAGTGATGGCCCTACCTCTATAGACTACCAAGGTGAGTCTCCTGATGAACAGGCATTGGTTGCAGCAGCCTCTGCTTACGGCTATACGCATTTTGAGCGGACATCTGGGCATATTGTGATTGATGCCAATGGTGAGAAATTAAG GTTGGATGTATTGGGTTTGCATGAGTTTGATAGTGTGCGTAAAAGAATGTCTGTTGTCATTAGATTTCCCAATGGTAGTGTGAAGGTGTTGGTGAAGGGGGCTGATACATCAATGTTCAGCATCTTAAAAAAAGATCTTCCATGTGATGATCACATGAGAGATGTAACGCAAGTACATCTGGATGATTATTCATCTGAAGGTTTACGCACCCTGGTTGTTGCCGCTAGGGACCTTAATGGTGAACTCCTTGCAGAGTGGCAACACATGTACGAAGATGCGTGCACATCTTTGACAGATAGAGTTGTAAAACTACACCAAACTGCAGCTCTCATCGAATGCAACTTGACCCTTCTTGGAGCCACTGCTATTGAGGACAAATTACAAGAGGGTGTACCTGAGGCCATTGAGTCCCTACGGCAGGCTGGAATAAAGGTGTGGGTTCTCACTGGTGATAAGCAAGAGACAGCAATATCCATTGCACTTTCTTGCCGACTCTTGACTGCAGATATGCAGCAGATCATTATCAATGGAAATTCAGAACATGAATGCAGAAAGCTATTATGTGATGCCAATGCCAAATACCATGTCAATTCTGCAAGTTGCTTTGATAATATGACGAATACGCATGGGAAGACTGAAAAGAATTTTCTCGAAATGCCTTCCCAAACAAAGTCTTCCAATATGTCTCAACAGACAGCCGGCAAGGAAGACCGGCCTACTTTTTGCCCACTGGCCCTTATAATTGATGGGAACACTCTGGTTTACATATTAGAGAAAGACTTGGAGCATGAG CTATTCAACCTTGCCACTTCGTGTAAGGTGGTGCTCTGCTGTAGGGTTGCTCCCTTGCAGAAGGCTGGAATTGTGGACATGATTAAAAGACGCACTGACGATCTTACACTAGCCATAGGTGACG GGGCTAATGATGTTTCGATGATCCAAATGGCGGATGTTGGTGTTGGAATTTGTGGTCAAGAAGGGCGCCAAGCAGTGATGGCATCAGATTTTGCTATGGGCCagttcaaatttttaaaaagattgCTTTTGGTGCATGGGCACTGGAACTACCAGCGTCTTGGCTATCTCATTCTCTACAACTTTTATCGCAATGCTGTTTTTGTGTTGATGCTTTTCTG GTATATCTTATGTACAGCCTTTTCTACTACTTCTGCATTGACAGATTGGAGCAGTGTTTTTTACTCTGTCATATATACTTCAGTACCTACAGTTGTTGTTGGTATTCTGGACAAGGACTTAAGTCACAAGACGTTACTCAAATATCCAAAGCTCTACGCAGCAGGGCACCGACAAGAGAGTTACAATATGCCTCTCTTCTGGATTACAATGGTTGACACATTATGGCAGAGCCTCGTTCTCTTCTATGTACCGTTGTTCACCTATAGAGAGAGCAGTATCGACATATGGAGTATGGGCAGCTTATGGACAATAGCAGTGGTCATATTAGTCAACGTGCACTTGGCAATGGACATCCAGCGTTGGGTATTTGTTACTCACGCTGCGATATGGGGCTCAATCATTGTGACATATGGCTGCATGGTGGTGCTCGATTCTGTACCTGTCTTCCCAAATTATGG TACAATATACCAACTTGTGAAATCACCGGTTTACTGGCTCTCGATCTTACTGATAACGGTTATAGGATTGCTCCCGCGGTTTATTTTCAAAGTTTGCCATCAGATGTTCTGGCCCTCTGATATCCAGATTGCTAGAGAAGCTGAGATATTGAGAAAAAGGAGACCTTTTTTTGGGTCGAATTTAGATCAGGATTCAAGCTGA
- the LOC121763445 gene encoding WRKY DNA-binding transcription factor 70-like: protein MASSCSESERVEQVISELSRGRDIADRIRVMLRQTGSDGSVQILVRQLLDTFNHSLTVLTHAAADDSGEVSQAAKSEDSCKPPPPPKDRRGCYKRKRSSDTTIKMSSDLCEDGHAWRKYGQKAILNAKHPRSYFRCTHKFDQGCQASKQVQQIQDDPPLYRTTYNGQHTCDKSPLNHHHILPTPPDSSIIWSFNRPVDSVKQEEVQIKSPSEDDYMSPFLDLSGDVYSCTASTHSIEDVVGSIEDFLNFNP, encoded by the exons atggcaTCTTCTTGTAGCGAGAGTGAGAGAGTGGAGCAAGTGATAAGCGAGCTGAGCCGAGGCAGGGATATAGCGGACCGGATCCGGGTCATGCTCCGGCAAACCGGGTCGGATGGTTCGGTTCAGATCCTAGTGAGGCAGCTCTTAGACACCTTCAATCACTCCCTCACCGTGCTCACTCACGCCGCTGCCGACGACTCCGGTGAGGTTTCGCAGGCCGCCAAATCGGAAGATAGTTGCAAGCCGCCGCCGCCCCCCAAGGATCGCCGTGGATGCTACAAGAGAAA GAGAAGTTCAGACACGACAATAAAGATGAGCTCGGATTTGTGTGAGGATGGACATGCATGGAGGAAATACGGACAAAAGGCCATCCTTAACGCCAAACATCCCAG AAGCTACTTTAGATGCACTCACAAATTCGACCAAGGATGCCAAGCATCGAAACAAGTCCAACAAATTCAAGACGATCCACCTTTGTACCGGACGACGTACAATGGGCAGCACACGTGTGACAAATCGCCGCTGAATCATCATCACATCCTTCCCACGCCACCCGATTCTTCTATCATCTGGAGCTTCAATCGGCCCGTGGATTCGGTCAAGCAGGAAGAAGTTCAAATAAAATCACCATCGGAGGACGACTACATGTCACCGTTCCTTGATTTGTCCGGGGATGTGTATTCTTGCACTGCGAGCACTCATAGCATTGAGGATGTTGTAGGCTCTATTGAAGATTTTTTGAATTTCAACCCTTGA
- the LOC121792071 gene encoding vacuolar-sorting receptor 1-like yields the protein MREKLGILVCVLFVLCGSCLGRFLVEKNSLKVTSPDSLKGVYESAIGNFGVPQYGGTMIGSVFYPKSNQNGCSSFEDVEASLKKKPGGIPIFLLADRGECYFTVKAWNAQNGGAAAILVADDRNEPLITMDNPELEDASPDYLQNITIPSALISKDLGDRIKKELAKGEMVSINLDWREALPHPDERVEYEFWTNSNDECGPKCESQLDFVRDFKGAAQILEQKGYTQFIPRYITWYCPDAFKSSKQCKSQCINQGRYCAPDPEQDFSKGYDGKDVVEQNLRQACFFKVANESGKPWQWWDYATDFSIRCPMKEKKYNKECADQVIKSLGADLKKIDKCIGDIEADVDNPVLKAEQEAQIGKGSRGDVTILPTLVVNNRQYRGKLDKGAVLKAICSGFEETTEPAICLTQDIQTNECLTNNGGCWQDTTSNITACRDTFRGRVCECPVVQGVKFSGDGYTHCQASGALRCGINNGGCWKETKNGHTYSACIDDHTKGCKCPPGFKGDGVDHCEDIDECKDKLACQCSDCKCKNTWGSYECSCSSNQLYIHEHDTCIGKDSVTEYSWNFVWVIILGLTMAGFTGYALYKYRIRRYMDSEIRAIMAQYMPLDNQGEVPTHTPV from the exons ATGAGAGAGAAATTAGGGATTTTAGTTTGTGTGCTGTTTGTTCTCTGCGGTTCCTGCTTGGGAAGATTTCTAGTGGAGAAGAACAGTTTGAAGGTGACATCGCCCGATTCACTGAAAGGTGTTTATGAAAGTGCAATTGGGAATTTTGGGGTTCCTCAATATGGGGGAACGATGATTGGCTCTGTTTTTTACCCTAAATCGAATCAGAATGGGTGCAGTAGCTTTGAAGATGTCGAAGCTTCCTTGAAGAAGAAGCCTGGAGGCATTCCAATCTTCCTTCTTGCTGATAGAGGGG AGTGTTACTTTACGGTGAAGGCATGGAATGCGCAAAATGGTGGTGCGGCAGCTATTCTTGTGGCGGATGACAGGAATGAGCCTCTTATCACCATGGATAATCCCGAGCTAGAAGATGCAAGTCCTGATTATCTGCAGAACATCACTATTCCATCAGCCCTTATCAGCAAGGATCTTGGAGACAGAATCAAAAAAGAATTAGCTAAAGGAGAAATGGTGAGTATTAATCTTGATTGGAGGGAAGCCCTTCCACATCCTGATGAGCGGGTTGAGTACGAGTTCTGGACAAATAGTAATGACGAGTGTGGCCCCAAGTGTGAAAGCCAGTTAGATTTCGTCAGAGATTTCAAAGGAGCTGCTCAGATACTTGAGCAGAAAggctacactcagttcatcccACGTTATATAACCTGGTACTGTCCTGACGCTTTTAAGTCGAGCAAACAGTGCAAGTCACAGTGCATCAACCAAGGGAGGTATTGTGCACCAGATCCTGAGCAGGATTTCAGCAAAGGATATGATGGGAAGGATGTTGTTGAACAAAATCTACGTCAAGCCTGCTTCTTTAAGGTGGCAAATGAAAGCGGAAAGCCATGGCAGTGGTGGGACTATGCTACAGATTTTTCAATCCGCTGTCCAATGAAAGAGAAGAAGTATAACAAGGAGTGTGCAGATCAAGTAATCAAGTCACTTG GAGCTGATCTTAAGAAGATAGACAAATGTATTGGGGACATAGAGGCAGATGTTGATAACCCTGTTCTGAAAGCTGAACAGGAAGCACAG ATCGGAAAGGGCTCAAGAGGAGACGTTACTATCTTACCGACTCTTGTTGTGAACAATAGACAATATAGAG GGAAGCTGGACAAGGGGGCGGTTCTCAAGGCTATTTGTTCAGGTTTTGAAGAGACTACAGAACCTGCAATCTGTCTGACTCAAG ATATACAAACAAACGAGTGTTTGACTAACAATGGCGGGTGCTGGCAGGATACAACTTCTAATATTACTGCTTGCAGG GATACCTTCAGGGGGAGGGTCTGCGAGTGCCCCGTTGTGCAGGGAGTGAAATTCTCCGGTGATGGTTATACTCATTGCCAAG CTTCTGGTGCATTAAGATGCGGAATTAACAACGGAGGTTGTTGGAAGGAAACAAAGAATGGACATACATACTCTGCATGCATT GACGACCATACAAAAGGTTGCAAGTGCCCTCCTGGATTCAAGGGTGATGGAGTTGATCACTGTGAAG ATATCGATGAATGCAAGGACAAGTTGGCTTGCCAGTGTTCCGATTGCAAATGTAAGAACACCTGGGGAAGCTATGAATGCAGCTGCAGTAGCAACCAACTGTACATACacgagcatgatacatgtatAG GTAAAGATTCTGTCACAGAATACAGCTGGAACTTCGTGTGGGTGATTATCCTCGGTTTGACAATGGCTGGATTTACTGGATATGCTCTATACAAGTACAGGATCCGA CGATACATGGACTCAGAGATCCGGGCTATCATGGCGCAGTACATGCCGTTGGACAATCAAGGAGAGGTGCCGACTCACACGCCGGTTTAA